One part of the Spirochaetaceae bacterium genome encodes these proteins:
- a CDS encoding leucine-rich repeat domain-containing protein — MKKCLTIILLITALASSYGQGLSVPAGATLNSLFPDGNLRTAVAQRLGRNAGLTGQELSNALAALGGGLDISGRNISDAAGLEYLTGLVWLDAGNNQLTAININNLTRLVELDLGDNELTALNISNLTNLTWFSGRNNQLASLDISRLTNLGVLDLWNNQLASLNINTLTNLTWLNVGNNNLTGFNVSNNPLLTWLSVGANQLTSLNLNNNTILANLYVNDNRLTSITVNHLSHLTELELQDNQLTNLNVNGLTNLTVLWVHNNRLTSLNVDGLIRLTELNARANQLTHLNIDSLVNLTLVNARDNQLTGFNVSNNVRLTSLDLFNNSIDNLDISNLRGLTWLNVTGNNLTNFNVSNNTNLTWLSIAGNQLTSLDVSRTRLTHLYAATNQLTTINFGRINTLTVLELHTNQLTSLDVSRLSNLTTLWAGGNQLTGLDVRRLTRLTELNLARNQLTSINLRNNINLDRLNLNWNDLTGLDVSRNVNLTFFQVVDNQLTGLDVSNLLRLESFNVSNNQLTSLNLDRLVNLAHLSAGGNQLSQLNLTTNVALRTMNVSNNQLTSLNVSNNTQFVTLNLANNQLISLDVTGLVNLQELVIRGNPLTQQDIIGFSSLPNARIVTGAQ; from the coding sequence ATGAAAAAATGTTTAACCATTATTTTATTAATAACGGCTTTAGCTAGTAGTTACGGGCAGGGTTTATCGGTGCCGGCCGGCGCCACCCTTAATAGTTTATTCCCCGATGGCAACTTACGCACAGCGGTAGCCCAGCGGCTGGGCCGTAATGCCGGCCTTACCGGGCAAGAGCTAAGTAATGCCTTAGCTGCACTTGGCGGCGGCCTTGATATTAGCGGCCGAAACATTAGCGATGCGGCGGGGCTAGAGTACCTTACCGGGTTAGTTTGGCTTGATGCCGGTAATAATCAATTAACCGCCATTAATATAAATAACCTAACACGCTTAGTAGAGCTAGATTTAGGCGATAACGAATTAACTGCTCTTAATATAAGTAACCTTACCAATTTAACTTGGTTTAGCGGCCGTAATAACCAGTTAGCCAGCTTAGATATAAGCCGGCTTACCAATTTAGGAGTGCTAGATTTATGGAACAATCAATTAGCCAGCCTTAATATAAACACTCTTACCAATTTAACTTGGCTTAATGTGGGTAACAATAATTTAACTGGTTTTAATGTAAGTAATAATCCCTTATTAACTTGGCTTAGCGTAGGCGCTAACCAGCTAACTAGCCTTAATTTAAATAATAATACTATTTTGGCTAATCTTTATGTAAACGATAACCGGCTAACGAGTATCACCGTTAATCATCTTAGCCATTTAACCGAGCTGGAACTACAAGATAACCAGCTAACTAACCTTAATGTTAATGGGCTTACCAATTTAACGGTTTTATGGGTGCATAATAACCGCTTAACCAGCCTTAATGTAGACGGTCTGATTAGGTTAACCGAGCTTAATGCAAGAGCTAATCAATTAACTCATTTAAATATTGATAGTCTTGTTAATTTAACTTTAGTGAATGCCCGTGATAATCAACTAACCGGTTTTAATGTAAGTAATAACGTTAGGTTAACCAGCCTCGATTTATTTAACAACTCAATAGATAATTTGGATATTAGCAATTTAAGGGGTTTAACTTGGCTTAATGTAACCGGCAACAACTTAACTAATTTTAATGTAAGTAATAACACCAATTTAACTTGGCTTAGTATAGCGGGGAACCAGCTAACCAGTTTAGATGTAAGCCGGACTAGGCTTACCCATCTTTATGCTGCCACTAACCAACTAACCACTATTAATTTTGGACGGATTAATACTTTAACGGTTTTAGAGCTGCATACTAACCAGTTAACCAGCCTAGATGTAAGCAGGCTTAGTAATTTAACTACCCTTTGGGCAGGGGGTAACCAGCTTACCGGCCTTGACGTGCGAAGGCTAACCAGACTTACCGAGCTTAATTTGGCAAGAAACCAATTAACCAGCATAAATTTACGTAATAATATTAATTTAGATAGGCTTAATTTAAATTGGAATGATTTAACCGGCTTAGATGTAAGCCGTAACGTTAATTTAACTTTTTTTCAGGTGGTAGATAATCAATTAACTGGTTTAGATGTAAGTAATTTGCTTAGGTTAGAAAGTTTTAATGTAAGTAATAATCAACTAACCAGCCTTAACCTAGACCGTTTGGTTAATTTGGCCCATCTTAGCGCCGGCGGTAACCAGCTAAGCCAGTTAAATTTAACTACTAACGTTGCTTTAAGAACTATGAATGTAAGCAATAACCAACTAACCAGCCTTAATGTAAGTAATAATACACAATTTGTTACTCTTAATTTGGCTAATAACCAGCTAATTAGTTTAGATGTAACTGGCCTTGTTAATTTACAAGAGCTGGTGATACGCGGTAACCCTTTAACCCAGCAAGATATTATCGGCTTTAGCAGTTTGCCCAATGCCCGTATCGTTACTGGCGCTCAATAA